The Cohaesibacter gelatinilyticus genome contains the following window.
CCTATGGCCATCGCAGAAAAGGCGATTGCCGCGACATCGAAACCATCGTGCCTTTGTCAAAGGATGGATATGGCGCGGTGGCAGGGGCCATTGCATCGCTGACCCCCAAGGGTAAAACACCCCTGTCGGCAGCTGTCCGTCAGGCAGCGGAACATTTGAAATTTGAAGAAAATGCCGCGACTGTAATCCTATTCTCCGATGGCATTGAGACTTGCGACGCAGACCCTTGCGCCCTTGCCAGCCAATTGGACACTCTGGGCATCGACTTCACCGCTCACGTAATTGGCTTTGGCATCGCCAGCAAGGACGACAAAGCAAAATTGCAATGCATCGCCAACAATACCGGCGGCACCTATCGCGATGCATCGGACGCCGGGTCACTGAAAGACGCCTTGAACAATCTGGCAAAGGAACAAGCACCCAAAACAGAAGAGGAAGCGACAGGCAGCACCCAACTGACGCTGACACTCGCCCTTGGTGAGGGAACAGTCCGCCCCGATGAGGTCAGCTTTCGCGCCATAAATCAGAGGACCGGCAAGAAACAACTCCTTGGCAAATTGCAGGGTGCGGATCAGATCCTCACCGGCTTGTCAGCCAAACTGGCGCATGGTCACTATCAGATTGAAGCCATCAGTCCTGAAGGCAAGGGAAGTGTGGATGCACAGATCAATGGCAAGAGCAAAGAACTTGCCGTCCCATTCACCGCAGGTGCCGCCAGCTTTTCCCTGCTTGATCAAGGCCCCTATCAGCTTGGTATCGAGCATTCCTTCTTTCTGCATGCCGAAGGAGCGTTGCAATCCAATGCGGAATATTCGGTCCAACTGATGGATCCGGCAAACAAGACACGCATCGATCAGGAATATCGTTTTGGCTCGGACGGAGCTGGCCTTTCCTGGCATACCTTTGCCTCTCCCGCCAAAGCCGGTACTTATGAAGTTCAGGTCATACAGGACGGGAAAATCCTGTCCCGTTCACCTGTCGCCTATGTGGCAGATCACACCCCCACCTGGACTGGCGATCTGGACGGAGCACCCGGCGGCAAACTGAAAGCTGGCATCACCGGCAATCTCTATTATTCCAATCAACTGGTCCTGCGCCAAAACGGCCAGGAGATCCAGAGCACAAGCCTCGAAAATCTGATCACTCCGCAAGGTCTGTTCCTGACTTTACCCGCACAATCCGGGACTTATGATCTATCCTATATCCATACTGATGCAGCAGATAACAGGGTCGAGACAAACCTGACCACCCTTCGCGTCGGCGATGTGACCTTGCCAGATGATCCGGACAGCGTCGCTGCACCAACTGACCAGAGCAATATCAGCGATAAGGATCGGCAGGTCTTTGAGGTAAAGAACACACCATCCACCGCAGACCCGGCAACCTTGCGCAAGGTGACACAAGACCAGATGAGCCATTATTGTGCCGATCAGGATCTCTGCCTCATCGATATTCCACGCCTTGGTGCCAGCAAAATTCCGCTCCTGCGCGGTTTCGGCCTGAATGGCGCAAGTGACGATGGCCGTGGCCGTCCCACTTTCACAGTGTTCAATGTCGAGAATGGTGAATGGCTGATCCATAACCCTACCTTCATGCAACAGCTGACCGATTGCATTGGCTATGGTCCATCGGGTGAGCGCGACCCGGACCATGGCCCGACGGTCGACAGCATGTGCATTTTGCGCGATTCCAATGGCCGCTCCGTCTATCAGTTTGAATTGCTGGAGGAATGGACATCCAACCGCCTTGCAGCAAGCAATGCAGCGATGGAGAAAAAGGCCAAGGCGTCCGGCCATCTGGATGCCGATGGCCATGGCCCCGATATGGCAGATCTCTCTCAGAGCCTGTTTGGTGATTGGACCCTGACCACTCTGGATCAGAGCAAGCCTTTGGGTATGATCCGCTTTGAACCGACACAGAACAATGCTGAGACAACCGGCATGATCTCCTTGCAAAATCAGGCGCTGATCAGGATGCCACCGGTCGACATTGCCTTGCCCAAAATCACCCTTCAACGCGACGGAGCGGAAGGGGACGTCTATTCCATTCAGTTCGAGGGGGGCGAAGGCGCTCAAAAAACCAATGTTTTGCTAAACAGACCCGGTGACTGGGACGGTCAAGCTCGGGAATATGTCGGTGTTCTGGTGACCAATGGATATAAGGCACAATTCAAGGTGCGCGCCTTCAAACAATAGGAGAGATGAGATGAAGACCCGTATCCTGATGGCCGCCCTTGCTGCCTTGCTGATAACAGCTCAGGCCAAGGCAGAGCAAAGCTATTGTCACTTGAGCGGTGATGCCCTGTCCAAAAAATTGCAGGAATTTCTTCCCGGCCAATGGCATGTCCATAACACCTTCGGCACGCTCAGCTTCAATGGCATAACCATGCCGCTCCCAAGTGGCAATGACAGCGTGGCCAATATCACGATTGGCGCTGACGGCCTGCAAATCAACGACTTGCCTGCCGTCGGCCCCTATGATCTGCGGATTATCGAAGATGCCAGATTCACTCTCGACCTTCCCTCTCGCCAGATCATGGAAGACGGCAAAGCCATGTTCGGCGATCAACCAAGCCTTCTGTCAGGAGAGGAAATTCGTGTGCTGGCCTGCGGCGAGAAAACCCCGCAATTGCATGCCAAAGGCAAGTTCAAGGATCCTGAAGGCATGATCGATTTCGATCTCTATCTGTTTGTGGTCAATGAGACCACCATGTATGGCGTGGTGCGCGGCGAGATGAAAAAAATGGGCGGCGTCGCAAAACGCCTCACCCATTTCAGAAAGCTTTAGAGCCCAAGCCAGATATTCCTCAATCACGCGGCGCAATGATCTCATCAAGATAGGCATCAATCGGCATTTCCGCCCATTGTTCGCTATCGGTATGTTTCAGCGCCACAGCCACGCCTTGAACGGCTTTGCTCAACGCAGTGATGGGACCCGCTCCCATTGCCAGACGCCCGATGAACAAGCCAGCCAGCAAATCTCCGGTGCCTGCCGGTCTGACATCCATGCGCTGATTGCTGGCATGCACGCTTCCTTCGCTGTCAGCGTAGATGCTGGCAATCAATTCCTCATTGTCAGGAACAGGCACGCTTGATGCCAGAATGGCCGGGACAGATAGTTTCTCCCGCGCGGCCTGTACCGCCTCAGCATCAGAAATCGCAATCCCGCTCAAGGCTTCCAGCTCGAATGCATTAGGCAACAGACAGTCTGTGAGCGGCAACAAGTCATCACGAAAGATCGTCTGCAATTCTTCTGGCGCAAAGAAACCGAGATCGCTGTCTCCCATCACCGGATCACAGGCATAATAGAGATCGGGATTGATCTGCTTTGCGCGCTCCACAAATCTGGTAACAATCCTGGCCGATTGAGGCGAGCCAAGAAAGCCGCTCAGCACCATCGAGGCCCGCTGCAAAAGCCCGCGCTCCTGCAAGCCAAGCAACAAATCTTCCAGCCAGACCGGCGGCAGCAGATCGCCGCGCATCGTGGCATAATGCGGATGGTTGCTCAAAAGCGCTGTCGGCACCTCGATCAGATCGATACCAAGAGCCCGCATCGGGCGCGCAGCTGCGCTGTTGCCCACATGACCAAGGCAGACCTGACTTTGAATGGAAATGACCAACGGTCGCTGGGCGCGATCAGCTGTTTGCATGTCTTTGTACCTTCCAGATCAGCGAGGATGCTATTTGCCGGTGAGACGTTTGGACCAATCTTCCACCTGCATCGTCTGCAAGCGACGTTCGGCATAGCCACGCCAGCCATCGGGCAGATGCTCCAAGGCCGCCATACCAGCCAGTTCTTCCCTATTCAGCACATCGACATAGAGCGTCTTCCAGAGCCGGTGAAGCGTCCAGTCCGGCGAGATGCGCTCCACCAGCTCCAGCTCTTGTCCCGCTTCGCAATAGCCCTCTTCCAGCACCCGATAATACCAGCCGGTCATGCCACTTTTCTGCACCTGCTTGGCCATGCTCGGGACACCAAAGCGCAGGTTCAGTTTCCAGCAAGGCTGTCGCCCTTGCGAAACTTCAATCAAGGCATCGCCGAAGCGGAAGCGGTCCCCAATCGCAACGCTTTGTTCAGTCAGGCCAGTAGTGGAGATATTCTCGCCAAAGGCTCCGGGTTGGCTGAGCACTGCCTGCTCGCCAATCAGCTCACACCAGCTTTCATAATGCTCGAACGGATAATGATGGACGGCTTTCGCCAACCCGCCATGATGTTTCAGATCCGCCTGCGCATCGGTCTCGAACCCGTCCTTGCGCAGCATCAGCCGCGACATGACAGGGCGTTTGACAATGCCACTTTTCACCTCGTGGCCGGGGATAGCCTGAACGCTTCCGACCAAGAGCTGATCAACCTTTGTCTTCATGAATTGAGCCCTTCCAGCCACGTCTTCAGCATTGCCTGCCCGGCCGCCTTGAGAGCCGGTCCATATTTGATAGCATCATCGCGCAGATCGGACGGGTCAATCCCGGCGCTGGCCAGCTCGGCAGCATGGCCCACAAGCCAGCGTTCCAGCCCGCTTTCAGCATCAGCTTCCGGGTGAAACTGCAAGCCCAGAATATTCGCTCCCATGGAAAAAGCCTGAACAGGGCAGTGTTCCGTTGAAGCCAGTTGCGTGGCCCCATCTGGAAGCAAGATCTGATCCCCATGCCAATGCAGAACCGGGACACCATCCAGCTCCGCCAAAGGGCCCTGTTTGCCCTCATCGCTCAAGGTCAAAGTCGAGAAGCCGATTTCCTTTTCTTCCATCGGCGTGATCTCGCCGCCCAAGGCCGCTGCCATTTGCTGCGCACCAAGGCAGATGCCCAAGGTCGGCTTGTTCGCTTCAAGCCGCGCTTCCAATATATGCTGTTCTTCTTGCAGGAAGGGATAGTCGTCCATCTGATTGACCCCGACCGGTCCACCAAGAATGATCAAAAGCTCTGGAATGCAGGGATCCAGGGTCCAGATCTCATTAACGCCCACATCATAATAATAGATCTTGTAGCCATGATCGCTGAGAACACCTTCAAAGCATCCCAGATCCTCAAAATCCACATGACGGATGACAACAGCCACTTTCAGCATTCGATCTTCCTTAACCCTTCAGAACCGTCTCTTCTGTCCTAATGGCAAGCTTGGCCCGAAGACAGATCCAGTTTCGATATTCTCACGGGGCCAGTTCGGCGCTTTGGCAGGGAAAGCTCTGGGAGCAGGACTGACAGCAGTATTGCGTCAGATTTTCAGGATCAATGCCGACCATGGTGCGCCCCCGTTCTCGCAACAGGCCAAGACTGACCAGCTTGCGAATGGAGCGCGACATGGTTTCCGGAGTCATCCCCAGCTTGAAGGCAACAAGCGCCTTGCTGAAGGGCAACAGAGCCGGACAAAAGCCAGAATGCCCATACGAGCGTTTCTGGGCACCAGCAATCTGACGCAAAAGATAGCAGCCCACCTTCTGCGGCGCATTCAGCAGAATTGACCGCTCCAATTCCTCTTCCATCCGCTGCACATTCTGCGCGACATGGCCAAGAAGAGTCCAGGCATAGGCCGGATCGGCGGCAATGGCCTTTCGAAACAAGTTGGCTGGCACCTGCAGGATCTGCGTTGGCTCCAGGGCTTCGGCATAGCAATCAAAGGGACTGTCCAGCAGAACGGCACTTTCACCAAAGATCTCGCCCTTGCTCAGCAGCTCGACAATCACTTCGCGGCCGTCACGGGTGTTGCGATAGATCTTGATGGATCCTCGTTTGATCATGAAGACCGATTGCGCATCCTCTTCCGGGCAGCAGATCAATTCTCCGCAGACCAGATTGCGTGGCCGCGCCTGTTTCATCAGTTCTGGTGTAAAAATATTGCGCGCCTTCATCGGCAAGGCATTGCCATGCCCAAGCGCCATTGGATCCGGAAGATGTCCCATCTACCCCTCCCAAACAACAGGATCGAAAAAGGCCGGAGAAGCAAAGCCTCCCCGGCCCGTTTGCTGGTACCAAATGGGTAATGGGTTAATTGGCAGCCAGCTTGCGGGGGGCAAAACCTACAGTGCCCCAACGTGGGCGATCATGAGAGAAGATGCCAGCGGGGGATTCCATATCCACTTCCTTGACCTTCTCAAGACTGGTGCTGTCGAAGATGACCAGCTTGTTGCCATTATATCCGGCACTGGCATAGATGAATTTGCCATTGGCCGTATATTCAGGGAAATAGGCATGCCCGCCCACATCCAGCAGCTTGGAAACAGACAGGGTTTCCTTGTCGATCAAGGCGAGTTTGTCCATATCATCACCTTCCACGATATCGACAATCACATAAGGCGCGTTCGGATGGGCCGCAGGGCTCTCGGTCTTGCCGGATACCTTCAGCTGCTTGATCACCTCGAAACTGTCAGCATCAAACAGGGTGACAAACCGATCATCATCACAATGTGCACCAATATTGGTGCCGACGCCGATATTGCGGCCAGCTTTGTTCTTGAAGATCGCACCGGACCCGGTATGCGGTTGGCAACCTGTTGCAATGGCTCCCACCATGCTCTTTGTCTTGAAGTCGATGACACTCAATTTGTTGTCGTCATAGGCAGCGATATACATGTAACGACCATCTTCGGACAAGAAACTGTCATGCAAATGGCGGCCAACATTCTTGATCTTGGTGGTCTCGAAATTCGGGGTGGATGTATCGACAATCCAGACCTGTCCGGTTTGCTCCAGCGAGATCGAAACATAGGGACCGAAATGCGTGGCAGTGATGGAACCGGAATCCCCTTCCACCTGCTTGCCATCCGGATCAACACCTTCCAGCTTGAAATATTTCAAAGGCTCGAGGGTCTTGGCATCCAGCAGCACTGCCGTATTGGGCACGAAGGACCCGGCAACCACATATTTGCCGTCAAAGGTCACGGCAAGGGATGGGCCGGTAAAGCCAACCTGGACGGATCGCACCGCCTGCATGGTGTAAAGATCGATCTTGTAGATCCGCCCACCATCGGTTTTCAGATAGGCCCAGCGCTCGTTGGATGGATCATAATTGACGATATGCGGCGCACGGTCGACGGGCAGCTCTGCAATCTGCTCATTGTTCGCGCCATTGAAGAAGACAACCTTGGAGCCATCGCGTGCATAGGTGCCACGAGCGGTGACAGCCATGATATCGCGCATGGAGCCTATCGCATAGGTAGGGGCATTGGGCAGCTTGCTTTCATCCTGCACATAGACCTTCACGGATTTGCGGATATCATCCATGGTCCATTCAATGTCCCGCACAGGTGTTTTGACGATATAATCGGCAACGGCAAGAATGTCCTCCTTGGACAGCTTTTTGCCCCAGCCCGGCATCAGGGTATCTTCCACCCCGTCCGAGATCAGATCCACCAGATCTGCGCCCTCCACCCCATCATAGCGAGTACTATTCAGGCCGGGAGCGATATAGCCACCCAGATCCATTCCATGACAGGAGGCACAATAGTCTTCATAGACTTGCATGCCTCTGTTTGGCTCGGCGGAAGTGAGTGCAGTCGACATGAGCAACATGCCCATGGCAATGGAGACTTTATGCCCGAAACTGATAATCATGTGTCCGGTCCTTATGTTTGACAACAAAGAATTGAAGCTGGAACTGATCATCTGGCAACAATCGTCTGGTCACTCGATTGCGCGAGAATGAGGAGAAATTCAGCCCCGGCAAACACAGGCTAGGCGTCAAATTCCGGGCGCAATAGAACCGGTTGAAAGGGAGTCGCTAGACCGGAAAGAG
Protein-coding sequences here:
- a CDS encoding vWA domain-containing protein, with amino-acid sequence MNIFKISNLFKTIVPLTFLCGPAFANDATMFVFDASGSMWGQIEGRSKIETARTAFREIGQNWQGKQTGLIAYGHRRKGDCRDIETIVPLSKDGYGAVAGAIASLTPKGKTPLSAAVRQAAEHLKFEENAATVILFSDGIETCDADPCALASQLDTLGIDFTAHVIGFGIASKDDKAKLQCIANNTGGTYRDASDAGSLKDALNNLAKEQAPKTEEEATGSTQLTLTLALGEGTVRPDEVSFRAINQRTGKKQLLGKLQGADQILTGLSAKLAHGHYQIEAISPEGKGSVDAQINGKSKELAVPFTAGAASFSLLDQGPYQLGIEHSFFLHAEGALQSNAEYSVQLMDPANKTRIDQEYRFGSDGAGLSWHTFASPAKAGTYEVQVIQDGKILSRSPVAYVADHTPTWTGDLDGAPGGKLKAGITGNLYYSNQLVLRQNGQEIQSTSLENLITPQGLFLTLPAQSGTYDLSYIHTDAADNRVETNLTTLRVGDVTLPDDPDSVAAPTDQSNISDKDRQVFEVKNTPSTADPATLRKVTQDQMSHYCADQDLCLIDIPRLGASKIPLLRGFGLNGASDDGRGRPTFTVFNVENGEWLIHNPTFMQQLTDCIGYGPSGERDPDHGPTVDSMCILRDSNGRSVYQFELLEEWTSNRLAASNAAMEKKAKASGHLDADGHGPDMADLSQSLFGDWTLTTLDQSKPLGMIRFEPTQNNAETTGMISLQNQALIRMPPVDIALPKITLQRDGAEGDVYSIQFEGGEGAQKTNVLLNRPGDWDGQAREYVGVLVTNGYKAQFKVRAFKQ
- the pdxY gene encoding pyridoxal kinase, with amino-acid sequence MQTADRAQRPLVISIQSQVCLGHVGNSAAARPMRALGIDLIEVPTALLSNHPHYATMRGDLLPPVWLEDLLLGLQERGLLQRASMVLSGFLGSPQSARIVTRFVERAKQINPDLYYACDPVMGDSDLGFFAPEELQTIFRDDLLPLTDCLLPNAFELEALSGIAISDAEAVQAAREKLSVPAILASSVPVPDNEELIASIYADSEGSVHASNQRMDVRPAGTGDLLAGLFIGRLAMGAGPITALSKAVQGVAVALKHTDSEQWAEMPIDAYLDEIIAPRD
- a CDS encoding MOSC domain-containing protein, giving the protein MKTKVDQLLVGSVQAIPGHEVKSGIVKRPVMSRLMLRKDGFETDAQADLKHHGGLAKAVHHYPFEHYESWCELIGEQAVLSQPGAFGENISTTGLTEQSVAIGDRFRFGDALIEVSQGRQPCWKLNLRFGVPSMAKQVQKSGMTGWYYRVLEEGYCEAGQELELVERISPDWTLHRLWKTLYVDVLNREELAGMAALEHLPDGWRGYAERRLQTMQVEDWSKRLTGK
- a CDS encoding glutamine amidotransferase yields the protein MLKVAVVIRHVDFEDLGCFEGVLSDHGYKIYYYDVGVNEIWTLDPCIPELLIILGGPVGVNQMDDYPFLQEEQHILEARLEANKPTLGICLGAQQMAAALGGEITPMEEKEIGFSTLTLSDEGKQGPLAELDGVPVLHWHGDQILLPDGATQLASTEHCPVQAFSMGANILGLQFHPEADAESGLERWLVGHAAELASAGIDPSDLRDDAIKYGPALKAAGQAMLKTWLEGLNS
- a CDS encoding Crp/Fnr family transcriptional regulator, whose amino-acid sequence is MGHLPDPMALGHGNALPMKARNIFTPELMKQARPRNLVCGELICCPEEDAQSVFMIKRGSIKIYRNTRDGREVIVELLSKGEIFGESAVLLDSPFDCYAEALEPTQILQVPANLFRKAIAADPAYAWTLLGHVAQNVQRMEEELERSILLNAPQKVGCYLLRQIAGAQKRSYGHSGFCPALLPFSKALVAFKLGMTPETMSRSIRKLVSLGLLRERGRTMVGIDPENLTQYCCQSCSQSFPCQSAELAP
- a CDS encoding nitrite reductase is translated as MIISFGHKVSIAMGMLLMSTALTSAEPNRGMQVYEDYCASCHGMDLGGYIAPGLNSTRYDGVEGADLVDLISDGVEDTLMPGWGKKLSKEDILAVADYIVKTPVRDIEWTMDDIRKSVKVYVQDESKLPNAPTYAIGSMRDIMAVTARGTYARDGSKVVFFNGANNEQIAELPVDRAPHIVNYDPSNERWAYLKTDGGRIYKIDLYTMQAVRSVQVGFTGPSLAVTFDGKYVVAGSFVPNTAVLLDAKTLEPLKYFKLEGVDPDGKQVEGDSGSITATHFGPYVSISLEQTGQVWIVDTSTPNFETTKIKNVGRHLHDSFLSEDGRYMYIAAYDDNKLSVIDFKTKSMVGAIATGCQPHTGSGAIFKNKAGRNIGVGTNIGAHCDDDRFVTLFDADSFEVIKQLKVSGKTESPAAHPNAPYVIVDIVEGDDMDKLALIDKETLSVSKLLDVGGHAYFPEYTANGKFIYASAGYNGNKLVIFDSTSLEKVKEVDMESPAGIFSHDRPRWGTVGFAPRKLAAN